A DNA window from Gasterosteus aculeatus chromosome 16, fGasAcu3.hap1.1, whole genome shotgun sequence contains the following coding sequences:
- the LOC144388783 gene encoding trace amine-associated receptor 13c-like, protein METLVGTNLCFPQLINTSCRKPIRPHLEAMLIYIVLSSISLLTVALNLLVIISISHFKQLQTPPNLLLLSLAVSDFFVGLFMIFQIMMINGCWLLGDLMCSLWLILASIIISSSVGTMVLISVDRYVAICYPLHYFTKVKPKRVQVCVCLCWMFAALIYSLLLKKNLQHPGRYKSCIGECVIDIDHIVNLFDLIVTFIFPITVIVILHMRIFGVVVYQARAMRSHFAVVTMKVTAKKSEMKAARNLGVVVVVFLICICPYYCFILTSQNNLYKASSVTIVIWLAQFNSCLNPLIYAILYPWFRKSIKVIVTLQILKPGSYQTNML, encoded by the exons ATGGAAACCTTGGTGGGAACTAATCTTTGCTTTCCACAACTCATCAACACCTCTTGCAGAAAGCCAATTCGTCCTCACTTAGAAGCAATGTTGATTTATATtgtgttgtcctccatctctctgctcactgtagctctcaacctgctggtcatcatctccatctcccattTCAA GCAGCTCCAGACCCCtcccaacctcctcctcctctctctggccgtGTCAGATTTCTTCGTCGGCCTCTTCATGATCTTtcaaataatgatgataaaCGGCTGCTGGTTGCTCGGTGATCTCATGTGTTCTCTTTGGTTGATTCTAGCATCTATTATTATCTCGTCCTCAGTAGGAACCATGGTGCTCATATCAGTGGATCGATATGTGGCTATTTGTTATCCTCTGCATTACTTCACCAAAGTCAAACCAAAAAGAGTTcaggtctgtgtttgtctgtgttggatgtttgctgctttaatttacagtctgctgctgaagaaaaacCTGCAACATCCAGGCAGGTATAAGTCCTGCATAGGAGAGTGTGTCATTGACATTGACCATATCGTTAATCTTTTTGATCTTATTGTTACATTCATTTTCCCCATTACTGTTATTGTCATTCTACATATGAGAATATTTGGGGTGGTTGTGTATCAGGCTCGTGCCATGCGGTCTCACTTTGCAGTTGTGACAATGAAAGTAACCGCTaaaaagtctgaaatgaaagcagccaggaatcttggtgttgttgtggttgtgtttCTGATATGCATTTGTCcatattattgttttattcttaCATCCCAAAATAACTTGTACAAAGCTTCATCTGTAACCATTGTAATATGGTTGGCTCAGTTTAACTCCTGTCTCAACCCTCTGATCTATGCCATTCTTTACCCCTGGTTCAGAAAATCAATTAAGGTCATTGTTACACTTCAGATACTGAAGCCCGGTTCTTATCAGACCAACATGCTTTAG